A segment of the Kazachstania africana CBS 2517 chromosome 2, complete genome genome:
AAAGTTTGCAACGGTTCTCCTTATCCCATATACACCTTGAGATTCGGAATATGCACCCACTGATCCACCAATATCctttagaatttttttggctCTTAGGATAGCGTCTTTCTTATACACAGCAGATGATCCCGGCTTGGTTTCAATGGCATGAAGTAAAGTCGGGTATTGCAAAAGTGAAAGCACTTGTCTATAGAAACTTAAAGGCTGCTGTTGTAACTGTTGAGGATTACCAATATTCGcgttaataattttatcaaaaggTAGACTATTTGGCTTTTCTGCTAGttgtcttttcaattcttctgcTCTCGTGGGTATCTTACCTCTAACGGCATATTTTGCTTTTAGAACGTTTTCATTCAAGTCACCGATAGTTAATTGACCGGCAGGCTTGAAATTCAAGTTATGCTTTCTTGGTTTTGgattagaaaatgatttagTAGAATAGTAAGAGTATGTATTGGGTGGTAGAATGGTAACTGATGGTGACATTTTAGTGAAAAAAGCGTTAAGACTTGAAGAGCGTcttgatattgaaagtgTGGTCATGTTAGTCCGAAGTATACTACGAATGTGAATATTGTGTTGTGTTTAAGTATGAGAACAGCTTTGTGTTTTTGCTCTTACTGAAGCAGGAAAATATTAGTAGCGGGTCACACGTTATGAAGTCTAAATACGTAATTGTTCTTTGTATATTTTAGGTCAATGGATAGGGCTAAATTTCAGAAGTATGTTACTGAGAAGTAGTACAGAGGCACAGTGGAGGGACTGAACgcacaaaaaaaatatagaaCGTCGTGACCTGGAAAATGTATCTGGGGTATGCTGGAAacttaatcttttatttccGCAACAAATGAAGGATTATGTAGTTTACCTTCAGTAGGAATACACGTAGGAATAGTAGAAAAAGGTACacgtcaaaaaaaagaatgatCTCTCACCCACTTTCTTTGTAACTCGTAATAACGTTGTAGGTAGATCAGCAGAAGAAGGCACTTGGAAAAAGTCACGcaattaaaaaagaaacagaatGACGATTTGTTAGGTCTCTCAAAGTAAAGTTGTCTTGTGATGTAAATTaatcaagaagaatatgTATGAATATCTAATATGTAGAAATGGATTGGATTACAAGAGGGCATTTTGGGCCTTTTATAGCAGTGAGTCAATGACTCTCTTATTCAGAGTAACGATATCTTAGAGTTTTGTAtcgagaaaatttttctgcAGCATGATAATGATTCCTATGAAATGGCCGCAAATATTAATATACCGGCGGAATGAAGATGGGATACGGACctgtttttcttttgtatGGTGAGTAGTGTTTAAGATAGCCTTGTATTGCAAAGCAATGAGAGTCCGTCTTTGAATTCTGATGGTTCAGTTGTATCTTGAAACTCATTTGCCAGTATTTATATAGCATTTCTGCTACCAGGGGTCGAGGGATCGTTCGTTTATGAAGTACATTTTTCCCTTTgatgttttattttttctgaTGAGATACTTCTTGACTGAATGAAGTACAACACACTTGCGCGTATATAGTTCTTAATACAAGTGGATCTGTATGCTTAGTAAATGAGTGGTAGAGCACCATGTATACGTACACTTGTTACTAAGGAAGTGAGGGACAAAATTACGAATGCCATAGAGGGATTACCGTTGCATCAGAAAACTTTGCTTCAATTGCAAGatacattgaaaagaaatgatgcGTTAGCAATCCCACTACTGCGAGATGTTGTGAGTTATGAAACTACTGGAAAGTCAAAGTTTTTAGAATCTATCATCTATCGATTATATTTCCAATGGCTGAATGAAGTACCGAGTCATTTAAAACCATTATTGAACCAATACGAGCATTTAAAATCTAATTGGCCCATTGAGAGACATATAAAATTTAAGAATGCAGAGCCTGAAGCTATTTCATTACGCAACGCATGGATGCGTAACAAGGCAACCGCAGTGGATCTATCCACATCCGATGGTGTTATCAAGCCGATTCTAAATCATTTCAGATATTTGCGAGTGAATGAAGACAGGTTGTGTAAGAAAAAAGTGGGTCTGCCTATACTAGAGGTTCCATTGAACGTATTTGGCACTGAGATTCCAGAGTGTAGAGTAAACAATctactgaaaaaaagaattgcCCATGTAAAGAAAAGTTTACTGGAAGACAATCCGATGCTTTCTccaaaattagaagataCCTTGCATTCGATTATCAATGATAGCAAGAATACTAGAGCATTGAAAAGAGTTTACTTGAGAAGTTGCTCTCGAGCCTACACCGGAGAAAGCAACCCTAAGGATAGTTCGAATATCACTTTTCACATAATAGATTGGTAATGAAATGGCAGAAAGCAAGAGGAAAAAGCCGACTACCTCTTCTACTAATATACATTACCCACGATGCCataataagaaaaagtCCCTTCATCTAATCAATATCATATGAGATTATACAAAGAATTCCACACTCGAGAGATTTGTATTCCAGCGAACCCGCGCGCGCCATACTCCCTCGATGCATTGGCAAATTGTCTCCGTGTTTCTCTCTGTCTGGAAAAAACACCGAATTTGCATCGCAAAATGGAATTAATGCCACAGTTGTGGAAGTTTGGTCTTAAAAGATCAACATGGAGGTTAGAAGAATTCTTAACTCAAACCGCACACTAAATTCCCTTTCTCATGGCTCTTTCTGGTAACTAACAGTAAGTTGTCATGCCTTGTCCAGAATTTTCTCGTATTTGTGAAACCACACCGTTGTCTCTCGTGGCAAAATGACGGACTGGCCTTGATTAGTCTGGTTATCGATAGATGGGAGCCACTATTCCTAGTATGACTGTATTGTAATGTACtattaccattattattgatattgtcATCATGATGATTCTTGGTTCTTCCCTggatttgatatttttttatatatatgttaaCTATTGGATTTTGGAATTTGGATTGGTCCAATCTTGTTTTAGTGGCATCACCAAGAAAATCAATCTCGATTCAACTCACTTAAATTGTATTACTCGATTCAACAATGAGTAACCAACATGATACAGAATTGACTGATTTCAGTAATCTAGATGATTTAGAACAGGAATTCAATcaatataagaaaataGAATTGACTATATCATCCACACGTCAAAATGAAGAGGTCGATTCAAAGAGGCAAGGAAAATCAGATAAAAACGTAAAATCATCTTCCTTTGATTCTATCTTCTCTCTGACACAGCAACAACAAGTTCCAActtatgaagaaaattcGATTACAATAGCAGATTATTATACTTACTCATTAAGGCCTTATTTTACTTTCAAAACTATCACAgattatataaaatcaCTATTTCCAATATTTCACTGGTTACCACATTATAATTTAACATGGTTCATATCCGATTTGATTGCAGGTATAACAGTAGGTTGTGTCCTCGTTCCACAATCAATGTCGTACGCACAGATTGCTACTCTGTCTCCCCAATTCGGTCTATATTCCAGTTTTATAGGAGCATTTTCCTATTCATTGTTTGCTACTTCCAAAGATGTCTGTATTGGGCCTGTTGCAGTCATGTCACTGCAAACTGCAAAAGTTATTGCCCGTGTCCAAGATAAGTTACCAAGTGACACAGATATAACAGCGTCTGAAATTGCCACTACCTTGGCTTTATTATGTGGAATCATTGCAACAGGGGTTGGTTTACTAAGACTGGGGTTTTTGGTTGAATTAATTTCCCTTAATGCAGTGGCGGGCTTCATGACAGGTTCTGCGCTGAACATTATTAGTGGTCAGGTCCCGGGTTTAATGGGTTACAATAGTGAAGTTAATACAAGAACTTCAACATATAAAGTCATCATTGACACTTTGAAGCATTTACCAGACACTAAATTAGACGCTGTATTTGGTTTGATCCCGTTATTTTTACTATTTGCATGGAAATGGGTTTGTGACGTATTGGGACCAAGATTAAATGAAAGACATTTCGGTAATGGTAAAAATCCAAGAGCCCATAGaattatgaaaaatttttatttctatGCACAGACTACGAAAAATGcaatcattattattgtcTTCACATGTATATCATGGGCAATTACAAGAGGTAAAACTTCAGAGACTCGCCCAATTAGTGTTCTTGGCAGTGTTCCTAAAGGTTTGAAAGATGTTGAAACCTTTACTGTCCCCAGCGGTCTAATGGCCAAGCTTGCCCCAGAGCTACCCGCCTCAATAATAGTCTTACTGCTTGAACATATTGCTATCGCAAAATCATTTGGTAGAATCAACGACTATAAGATTGTACCtgatcaagaaattgttgCCATTGGTATAACAAATCTTCTAGGAACTTTCTTCCATGCTTATCCAGCAACAGGCTCATTTTCGAGATCTGCGCTGAAGGCTAAATGTAATGTTAGAACTCCATTAAGTGGTTTATTTTCTGGTGCATGTGTCCTTTTGGCACTATATTGTTTAACTGGtgcatttttttatattccGAAAGCCACATTATGTGCTGTTATCATTCACGCGGTCTCTAACTTAATTGCTTCTTATAAAGCAAcaatgaatttttggaaaatgaacCCTCTCGATTGCTTCTGTTTTTTAGTGACTGTAATTATAACTGTTTTTGCCTCTATAGAAGATGGTATTTATTTTGCAATGTGTTGGTCTGTCGCAgttttattattcaaagTTGCATTCCCACCTGGAAAATTTCTGGgtcaaattgaaattactGAAGTCCTTGATGGTAAATTGGTAGGTGATTCGTCAGTATTGACTTCTAGTGATGAAAACAGTGAAATTCTTCCAACTACTAAGGCAGGGTATTCTGTCGAGGTTGTATCAAATCacaatgaaaatacaaATTACTATACAAAATGGGTTCCATTTGATTTCAGTTATACAAAGGAACTAAATCCGGATGCTCATATTAAGCCACCACCACCTGGGGTTATTGTTTACAGGATGGCTGATAGTTTCACATATATGAATTGTTCAAGACATTTCGATATTTTATtcgatgaaattaaaagaagTACAAAGAGAGGAAAGTTAACTCAAATCATGAGAAAATCTGATCGTCCATGGAATGATCCTGGTAAATGGGAACCCCGagttttcatcaaaaaatatctaagaagagaaaattatgatgaaga
Coding sequences within it:
- the SUL2 gene encoding sulfate permease (similar to Saccharomyces cerevisiae SUL2 (YLR092W); ancestral locus Anc_8.271); its protein translation is MSNQHDTELTDFSNLDDLEQEFNQYKKIELTISSTRQNEEVDSKRQGKSDKNVKSSSFDSIFSLTQQQQVPTYEENSITIADYYTYSLRPYFTFKTITDYIKSLFPIFHWLPHYNLTWFISDLIAGITVGCVLVPQSMSYAQIATLSPQFGLYSSFIGAFSYSLFATSKDVCIGPVAVMSLQTAKVIARVQDKLPSDTDITASEIATTLALLCGIIATGVGLLRLGFLVELISLNAVAGFMTGSALNIISGQVPGLMGYNSEVNTRTSTYKVIIDTLKHLPDTKLDAVFGLIPLFLLFAWKWVCDVLGPRLNERHFGNGKNPRAHRIMKNFYFYAQTTKNAIIIIVFTCISWAITRGKTSETRPISVLGSVPKGLKDVETFTVPSGLMAKLAPELPASIIVLLLEHIAIAKSFGRINDYKIVPDQEIVAIGITNLLGTFFHAYPATGSFSRSALKAKCNVRTPLSGLFSGACVLLALYCLTGAFFYIPKATLCAVIIHAVSNLIASYKATMNFWKMNPLDCFCFLVTVIITVFASIEDGIYFAMCWSVAVLLFKVAFPPGKFLGQIEITEVLDGKLVGDSSVLTSSDENSEILPTTKAGYSVEVVSNHNENTNYYTKWVPFDFSYTKELNPDAHIKPPPPGVIVYRMADSFTYMNCSRHFDILFDEIKRSTKRGKLTQIMRKSDRPWNDPGKWEPRVFIKKYLRRENYDEDNVDIEDRVIDDRPFLKIICLDFSQVSQIDATAIQCLYDLRKSVNKYADRQVEFHFVGIISPWIKKSLRNFGFGTINNEYSDESIIMGHSSYHLTKDVDGIKAATGTNLPFFHIDIPNFNKWDI
- the GEP5 gene encoding Gep5p (similar to Saccharomyces cerevisiae YLR091W; ancestral locus Anc_8.266) translates to MSGRAPCIRTLVTKEVRDKITNAIEGLPLHQKTLLQLQDTLKRNDALAIPLLRDVVSYETTGKSKFLESIIYRLYFQWLNEVPSHLKPLLNQYEHLKSNWPIERHIKFKNAEPEAISLRNAWMRNKATAVDLSTSDGVIKPILNHFRYLRVNEDRLCKKKVGLPILEVPLNVFGTEIPECRVNNLLKKRIAHVKKSLLEDNPMLSPKLEDTLHSIINDSKNTRALKRVYLRSCSRAYTGESNPKDSSNITFHIIDW